Below is a genomic region from Methanobrevibacter oralis.
TATAATGTCTGATGATAAACCAATTAATTCTATGTATGGTAGTAAAATAAAGTTAAATTTGAATAAAATTAAAGATAGTTCTAAAGATGACGTCGTTGAAGATAGTAAAGATGTTACTTTGAATAATGATGTAGTTGTTGAGGATAATGTTCCTGATGTTCCTGTTGAGGATGAGGTAGTTGTTGATTCTGTTGATGGGGATGATGTTGTTGATGTTCCTGTTGAGGATGAGGTAGTTGTTGATTCTGTTGATGGGGATGATGTTGTTGATGTTCCTGTTGAGGATGAGGTAGTTGTTGATTCTGTTGATGGGGATGATGTTGTTGATGAAACAAATATTAAAACAGATTCTAATGAATTTAAAACAAATTTAGATTCAAATCAAAATAAAGACTATAAAATCTTAATGGATTTAAAATCTAAACTTAAAGAAAGAGAAAATAAATTAAATAATCAATCTGGTGAACTTAATTATTTAACTAATAAAGTTATTCCTAAACTCAAAAAGGAAAATTCTGAGCTTAAAAAGCTTAAAAACGAGTTAACAATTGCATTAGAAAATTCTACTAAAAAATATTTTAACCAATTAGATATTAATGCTGACTTAAGTGATAGAGTAGGAAAACTTGGTGCAGACGGTGCTGTAAATAAAATTAAATTAGATAAATTAGAATCAGAAATGGAGTCTATTAAAGATAAATATGAAAGTAAAATTGGACAATATAAGTCTAAAATTGATTCACTTAGTTTAAATAGATTAGATAGTTTAAAAGAGAATAATATAAAATTGAATAAAGAGATTAAGTCTTTGGAATTAGAAATTTCAAATCATATTGAAGAAAATAAAAAACTCAATTCTGAAGTACATGATTTGAGAAATAAACTTATTGATGTTGGTAGTTATAAGGATGATGTGGATAAAAAAACTAATAAAAAAATCACAGATCTTGAAAATGAAATTAATTCTCTTAAAACTCAATTAAAAGTTAAAGAAAGTAGTTATGATAAATTATCTAACGAATCTCAAAAAACAATTTCTAATTTAAGAAAACAAGTAAATAAACTTGAAAAAATCATTGATAAACAGTCAAATAGAGGTCTATTTGATAGGATATCTAATAAATCTGTAAAGTTAGATGATTAAATCATATGAAATCTGATAATTATTTCATGGATGAAGCTATTAAAGAAGCTAAAAAATCCTTAGATGAAGGTGGAATTCCTATTGGTGCTGTCTTAGTTAAAGATGGTGAAATAGTATCTAGAGGTCATAATAGATTAATTCAAAATGATTCTGTTATTTTACATGCTGAAATGGATGCTATTGAAAATGCTGGAAGACTGAGTCATGAAGATTATGTACGTTGTACGCTTTACACTACACTTTCTCCGTGTCCGATGTGTTCTGGTGCGGTTATATTATATAATATTCCCAAAGTTGTAATTGGAGAAAATACTACTTTGAGGGGGGCAGAAAATCTTCTTAAATGTAATGATGTTGAAGTCGTTATTTTAAATAATAATTTATGTAGAGAATTATTGGAACAGTATGTTTGTCAAAATTCTGATTGCTGGAAAAATGAATTATCTAAAGTAGGAAACACTACCGAAACATTATAAATTAGCTTACATGTTTTTTTTTTAAAAAAATGGTGAGTGGTAAAGGTATTTAAGATTTAAAAAGCTTATTTAAGCTTTTCGTCTTAATCTTTTTACTACAAAATCTTTATCTAGAGATAATAAAAATGATGCTGCCCTAGGGCCCTGTTTTTGACCTAAAATCATTTTATAGATAGCTTGAAAACCTTTTTGTGGTTTTAATCCTTGCTCTTCAAGAATTTCATACATTGCATCATGTAAATCTTCAGCTTTGTTGTAATTTGTAGTTTCTATTAAATTAGCTAGGTCATTTAAAAATTGTGTTTGTTCATCAGTTAGTGGTAATTTTGGAATGTTTTTTTCCTGAACTTGGAATTTTACAAATTTAGGGGCATAAGTATCTAACCAATAACTTACATTATTCACACGTTCTTCAAATTGAGCTAATTCATTTTCATTTAAATCATCAAAGTTTTTATTTTCAAAGCTTTTAGTTAATTGAGAATTATTTTTAAGAATATTAAATATTTTTTCTAAATTATTTCCAGCTATTTGATAAGCATTAACTAAGAATCTGTATGGAGGTCTAAAAGGTAGTGGACTTCCAATATTGATTTGTGAAACTTCGTATATTTTCTTAAATTTCTTACCTTCTTTTTCAGAGGGTGCTTTTTCTTCATCATAAAATACTTTTTCTACTTTGTCAAATTGATCCATAAAGTCTAAAAATGACATTTTAGGTGAAAAATCTTTAGCTTTCATTGGTTTTGATCTAAATAAGTAATAGTTAAGACTTTCAGCAGGTCCAATTTTTAACCATTCCTCTGGTGTAAAGAATACTCCATGAGATTTACTCATAGCTTCACCATCTAATGTAATCCATTCATACGGTACAGGATATGGTGCTTCATAATTGAATATTTCTTCTGAAATTACGCTACTTACATCGTAGGATCCACCACTAGCTGCATGATCTTTTCCAAATGGTTCACAGGTAACTCCAAATATTTTCCATCTTGCAGCCCATTCTACTCTCCATGTAAGTTTTCCATTTCCAGATTTAATGTCCATTTCACCTTTATGACCACATTCACATCTGTATTTGATGTTATCTCCATCATAATCATAAGCATAAGTGGTGTTTACACGACCACATTCTTCACAAATTGGATTATAAGGTAACCAATTATCAGCTAATGCTTCTCTTCTATATTTATTAAATATTTCTTTTATTTGTGGAGTTTTTTCAAGAGCTATCCTAATATAGTCATTATAAATACCACTTTTATACATTTCAAAACCAGATTTAGTTTTAATATCTATTTTATAATCTTTCATTACTCTTAAAAATGGTTTTTCGAAGTGTTCTACAAAGTTACTGCAACATCCATCTGGACATGGAATGGTTGAGTAAGGCATTCCAAGATATTTCTCATAATCTTCAGGAAGTGGAAAAGGAACTTTTCTAAGGGGGTCATGATCATCAGCAATCCATATTGTTTCTGCATCATCACCAAGTTCACGTAATTTTTTCCCAATTGCATTAGCAATAAATACATCGCAGGAATTTCCAATATGTATTGAACCAGATATTGAAGTTCCACTTGCAATTACATGTTTTTCGATATTTCTTTCATTTAACTCTTCAGCGATTTTTTCAATCCAATGTTTCATCTAAATTCACCAGTTATAATAAGATAACTTAATTATCATAAAAAATAAGTATACTAATTATTTTCTTATTATTAGTATAAAAAGATTATTTAAAAAAAGAGAAAAATAGTTAGATTATTTAATTAAATCTGAGTCAGATTTATCTAACCATTCATTAACAATTTTCACAGCACAATAGTTTCCACACATTGTACATGCATCTTCATCTTCCGGAGGTCTTTGGTCTCTTTTAGCACGTGCTTCTTCGGGAAATAATGCAATTTCGTATTGTGCTTCCCAATCAAGTCTTTTTCTTGCATCGGCCATTGCCAAATCTCTTTCTCCACTTATTGCTCCTGATGCTAAATCTCCAGCGTAAGCTCCGATTTTTGTTGCAATAACTCCATCTTTTACATCTTGTGGGGATGGAAGTGCTAAGTGTTCTGCAGGAGTTACATAACAAATGAAATCTGCTCCAGCTTTTGCAGATGATGCTGCTCCAATAGCTGACACGATGTGGTCATAACCTGGTGCTACATCACATACAATAGGTCCTAACATATAAAATGGGGCATTTGAACACATTTTCTTTTGAATCATAACATTAGTTGGAATTTCATTTATTGGAATGTGTCCGGGGCCTTCAATCATACATTGTACTCCAGCTTCACGAGATCTATCAATTAATTCTCCTAAAATGATTAACTCTTGTATTTGTGCTCTATCTGTTGAATCAGCAATGGATCCTGCTCTCATTCCATTTGCAAGAGAAAGAACAACATCATGTTCTTTAGCTATTTCTAAAACATAGTCGAAGTTTTTATATAATGGGTTTTCTTTTTCATTTTCAACAATCCAACCAGACATAAATGATCCACCTCTTGAAACAAGTCCAGTTGCTCGTCCTTGTCTTTTAAGTCTAGTTAATGTTTCAATGTTAATACTACTGTGGATAGCCATAAAGTCAATACCATCTTTTGCTTGTTTTTCTATAGTATTGAATAATTTATCTTCATCCATGTAAATTACAGAGCCTTCATCTCTAATAGTTTCAATTGCTGCTTGGTATACTGGAACTGAACCAACTGGAAGTGGGGACATATCAAGTACTCTTCTTCTAATTACATCTAAATCTCCACCAATACTTAATTCCATTAAACAGTCTGCACCATTATCAATTGCAATTTGCGCTTTTAAGACTTCTTCATCAAAATTTACAATATCTGTTGATGTTCCAACTGTTGCATTGATTTTTGTTCTAAGTCCAGCACCAATACCTGATGCTTCAATATCTCTGTGTACGTTGCTAGGAATTACAATAGTTCCTTCAGCTACAGATTTTAAAATAAATTCCTCTGAAACATTTTCTTTAGCTGCCACATGTTTCATTTCTTCTGTTAAAATATCTTTCTTTGCGTCGCTCATTTGTGTCATATTATCACACTATTTTTTCCAATAATATTTAAAACAGTCAAATTTATATGAATTCTATATAATATCAATTTGATATTTTCTTATTGTTCGTTAATAGTATTTAAATTAATTGGATTGATTTTAATTTAATTAATATGGACAAATATCAATCTAATTTTAAAAAATAGTTTATTTAATTTTTTTGGTTTAATTAAAACGAATTTGAGTTAAATAAACTAATCTTTAATAAAAAAAGTATAATAAATTAATAAAATTCATTCATTCTTTTAAATGCATCATCAAAGCTTGGCATATTAGTTTGACAACCTTGTTCTTCAACAATAAATGATGATACGGATGATGCAAATTTAGCAGATTCTTCTAAGGATTCTCCATTTAAAAATCTTGATAAAAATCCTGCCCTATAGGAATCTCCTGCACCTGTTGGATCAACAGCTTCTTTTAAAATAGAACCAATTTTTATTTTTTCATCTTTTGAATATATTTCACTTCCATTAGCACCACAAGTTTTAACGATTATTTTAGGTCCTAATTCTTTAAGTCCATTAATGTCAATTTCAAGAGAGTTTAAAATTCTTTCTATTTCATGATGATTTCCAAAGAGGATAGTTGTGTTTCCAATCACATCTTTTAGTTTTTTAGTATCGTACATTCCAAGGTCTTGGCCAGGATCAAATGAAACAAGTTTATCATTATTTTTAGCTTCTATACTACATTTCCAATTAAAGTTAGGATCTCCTGTAGCTAAATGCACTGCTTCAACATTGGATATTGCAGAAGTTGGTATTTTACTTTCTGTGAATTCTCTAGCAGCACCCCAATAGAAATAACTAATTTGGTCTTCATTATCATTAGTTAAAACAAATGCAGTAGGTGTTGATTCACCTGGGACAATTATTAAAGAGTCAGTGTCGATATCTAAATTTTTCATATGCTCGTAATAATCGGATTTTTTGAATTCACCACCAACAGCAGAAACTAATGAAGTTTTTAATCCAAGATTAGCTCCAACACAAGCTACATTTGCTGCAGCTCCACCATTAAATGTTTTCATATTTAATATAGGCGCTGAAAAATTAGCTTTTGGAAATTCAGATACTCTAATAATATAATCATGGGCAGAGTGACCGATTGCTAATAAATCTTTGTTTTTTGCCATATTATCGCCTTTTTTTTTGTTTCGTATTTAATTTTTTGTTTCAATATTATTTAATAATTTTGAAAGTGCATATGCTTAGTGATGGTGTAGTTTAAATTAATTCGTAATTAATTATATTACATCATAATATTATATTACATTTTTTCTTAGCATTTGAAAAGTATTATTCCATTGGGATAAATCCTTGATTTTTAATGGCTGTTTGCCCTTCATTTAATAAAAAATTAATAAAGTCATCAATTTCTTCTTTATCTTCATTAACTTTAATTAAGCTAATTACATGACGAGTATCGAATTTTAATATTTCATTTCCTTTAAAATAACTGGCATTTAAGAAACTATGTAAGTTTTTTGAATTTCTAACCAGTTTAAATGCATCAAACTGAGAATTAACATTGTTTGTTATATTATACTTAACGTCATAATGATTTAAACTGTTCCAAGCAAGCCTTTGAGCCGAACCATTAACGTTTACAAAATTAAGATTATCTAAATCATTAATACTTTTAATTTCTTTTGAATTAGGGCTTGATATTAAAACAAGGTAATCATAAGCTATTGGTATAAAGTCAATGTCTCTTTCATAAGCAATTACTGGATCATCTAGGGTCAATATATCTACAGCTCCACGTTTTGCAAGTTCAAAAGCATCTTCATCACTACTACTATAAATATGGAGTTTAAATGGATGATTTATACTGTCTAAAAGTCCAGAACTAATATGGCCTCCAGCAAGAGTTATATTTTCAGTTTTTTCTATTTGAATTAAATATTTTTTATATTCTTCAAGTAATTTATTACCATAATATGTTAATATGGTTCCATTTCCTGATTTTTTACTAAGTTTAAATCCTAATTTTTCTTCTGCTTTAATTAATCTTCTATTAAAAACAGTATGTGCAATATTTAATTCTTTTGCGGCTTTTCTTTGAGAATTAACTCTAGCTAATGCATCTAAACTTTGGTATAATTTATAATCATAAATTTCACCATTGATTTCTAAATTGACCAAGCCTTTACTTTTAAGATTCATAATAATTAATTATATATAAAATTTTAATCAATAATAAATATTATATGTTTTATTGTTTATTGGGGAACTTGATAAAATGGAAATAATGAAAACCTCTATTAATGCAATTTTGGATAATATTCAAAACGCTGAAGAATATTTGGATGAAAACTCTATTGATAAATTTGAAGACATAATTATTGAATCTAAAAATGTTTTTGTAACAGGGGCTGGAAGATCAGGTCTTGCTGCTAAGGCTTTTGCTATGAGATTAATGCATTTAGGTGTAAGTGCATATGTTGTAGGTGAAACAATCTCTCCTGCTATTTATGAAGATGATTGTATTATAGCTATTTCTGGTTCTGGTGAGACAAATACTATTGTTTCTGCATCTGAAATTGCTAAAAATAGAGGTTCTAAAGTATTAGTTGTAACTTCTTATCCTAATTCTACTTTAGGTAATTTAGCTGATAGTATTCTTCTTGTTAAAGGAAGAACAAAAAAAGAAGTTGATGATGAAAATTATATGAAACGTCAAATTCACGGAAACTATACTTCTTTAACTCCTCTTGGAACCGCTTTTGAATTAACAACTTTAGTATTTTTAGATGCAATTGTATCTGAGTTAATGGAAAAAATGCATCAAACCGAAAGTGATTTAAAAGCTAGACACACTGTTCTTGAATAATTCTTTTTCATGTGCTTTGAAAAAGTTTACATGTTTTTATAAGCACAATTTAAATTTAATATTTTTAACAATAAACTCTAAGTTTAGGTTTAACTAAATTCATTTTATTTCTTTATATATTATGATAAAGATATTCCAGTTTTTTTATATTATTATATGCAGATTTTAATTCTTTAAAAAGGTTCATAGCTTATTAAAAATAGTTATTTGAAAAATTATTAAAAATTAGATAAAAAATAATATTTATAATTATTTATCATTAAGTATTTTATATACTAATAGTATTTAAATATTTCTTTTTGAATTTAATAATAAATCCTTTTTATTAATTAAAAACATATAATAAGACATAATACTATGAAATAAAGAAAATTGGCTTATTCGTTAGTATTATGTTGTATTTAATAAAAAGGGAAAATGAGGTTGATAATATGAGTTCATCTTTTAAAGGTCCAGCAGATGTTGCAAAAGCTGTTGCATCTACTGGTGGAGTTAAAGGGTCTGCTAATTTAGTAAATTTAATTTTACTTTCATTTTTAGCAGGTGCTTACATTGCATTTGGTGGTTTACTTGCAGAAGTTGCTAACGCTGGTATGTTAGATGCGGGTGCACCGCTTGGTTTGTCTAAATTTGTATTTGGTGCAGTGTTCCCAGTTGGTTTAATTATTGTTGTTCTTGCAGGATCAGAATTATTCACTGGAAACATAATGTTTATGACAATGGGAGTTTTAGATGGTCAATCATCTATTGGTGGTCTTGCTAAAAATTGGGTATTTAGTTGGGTATTCAATTTTGTCGGTGCTATTTTTGTAGCATTTGTACTTGCATATTTATCAGGTATTGCAACAGATCCAGTCATTTCTGCAGGAGCTATTAAAGTTGCATCTGCGAAAGTAGGTTTAAGTTGGGATCAAGCATTTTTAAGGGCTATTGGTTGTAACTGGCTCGTATGTTTAGCTGTATGGCTTGCAAATGCATCTGATGATATAATTGGTAAAATATTTGGTATTTGGTTCCCAATCATGGCGTTTGTATGTATTGGATTTGAGCACAGTGTTGCAAACATGTTTTTCATACCATTAGGTATGTTTTTAGGTGCTGAGGGTGTAAATTGGAGTACTATGATTATAAATAATTTAATTCCTGTATCTCTCGGTAACATCGTAGGTGGTGCTATATTCGTAGGTTGTATTTATTGGTACACATACCTTAAAGAATAAATAAGGAACTTTTAAAGTTTCTTATTAAACTTTTTTAAAATCAATTTTGGAGATTATAAAATGGTTGATATTAAAATTGTTCCAACAATCTGTCCATATTGTGGTACTGGTTGTGGAATTAACTTCGTCGTAAAAGACGATAAGATTGTAGGTGTCGAACCTTATAAAAGACACCCAGTAAACGAAGGTAAAGTATGTCCAAAAGGTAACTTTGGATATCAATTTATTAACAGAGAAGATAGATTAACTACTCCGTTAATTAAAGAAAATGGTGAATTCAGAGAAGCTTCATGGGATGAAGCATTAGATTTAGTTGCTAACAAACTTAAAGAAGTATCTGATGAAGATCCAAACAAAGTTGGATTCTATGCATGTGCTCGTTCACCAAACGAAAATATTTATATTACTCAGAAATTAGCTAGGGTAGCTTGTGGTACTCAAAATGTTGACCACTGTGCTCGTATCTGTCACGGTCCTACTGTAGCTGGTCTTGCAAATACTTTTGGATCAGGTGCTATGACCAATGGATTTGACAGTATTAAAGAAGCAGATTATATTTTCTGTATTGGGTCAAATAACATGGAAGCTCACCCATTATTTGGACGTAAATTAATTCAATCTAAGAAAAATGGTGCTAAATTAGTTGTTTTAGATCCAAGGTTCACTCCTACTGCTAAAATTGCTGACGAATATGTTGAATTTGAAACAGGAACTGATGTAGCTTTAATGAATGCTATGATTAAAGTAATCATTGATAAAGGATTACAAGATGATGAATTCATTAAAAACAGAACTAAAGGTTTCGAAGAAATGAAAGAAACTGTTCAAAAATATACTTTAGATATGGCTTCAGAAATTACTGGAATCAAACCTGAAGTAATTGAACACTTAGCTGTTGAATATGCATCTGCTGATAAAGCAGCTATTGTATATTCATTGGGTATCACTGAACACTCTCACGGTGCAGATAATGTAATGTCTACTGCTAACCTTGCAATGTTAACTGGTAACATTGGTAGGGAAGGAACTGGTGTAAACCCATTAAGAGGACAAAACAATGTACAAGGTGCTTGTGATATGGGTGCATTACCATCTGATTATGTTGGATACAGAAAAGTAGAAGATCAGGAAACTACTGACTGGTTCAATGAATACTATGGTGTAAATCTTCCAGCTAAAAAAGGTTTAACCTTAGTTGAAATGATGAATGCAGCTCATGCTGGTGATTTAAAAGTATTATATATTCATGGTGAAGACCCTGTATTATCTGATGCAGATATTAAACACACAAGAGAAGCTCTTGATAATTTAGACATGTTAATTGTACAAGAATGTTTCATGACTGATACTGCACAATGTGCTGATGTTATTTTACCTGCTGCAGGTTGGGGTGAGCAAGAAGGTACTTTTACCAGTGGTGAAAGAAGAGTTCAATGTTTACACAAAGCTCAAGAACCACCTGAAGGTGCTTGGTTAGATTGGAAGATTATGGAAGAAATTGCTGTTAGAATGGGAGTTCCAAGAGAAAAATTCCATTATGAATCTTCTGAAGAAATCTTCGATGAAATTAGAGAATGTGCACCAATCTTCGCTGGTATGGATCGTAAAAGATTAGATACTCCTGAAGCTCTTCACTGGCCATGTCCATCTGAAGATGATCCATGTCAACCATTAATGCACAAAGATAAATTTGCACATCCTGATGGTTTAGGTATTTTCCAAGCTTTAGAACACAAAGGTCCTGTTGAAGTTGTAGATGAAGAATATCCATTATTATTAACAACCACTAGGGTATTATTCCATTATCATGCTGCTATGACTAGAAGGTGTGAAACTTTAGATAATGAAGTAAAAACTGGATTTATAGAAATCAACACTGAAGATGCAAAAGAATTAGATATTATTAACGGTGAGGTTGTTAAAGCATCATCTAGAAGAGGATCTATTGCAATTCCTGCTCGTGTAACTGATGATATTAGAAAAGGTATTGTAAACATTCCTATGCACTTTGCAGAATGTGCTGCTAATGTATTAACTAACTCTGATTCTTTCGATCCTAAATCTAAAATGGTTGAATTAAAGGCATGTGCTATCAAAGTAGAAAAATTCGATGAAGCTGTTGAAATCAAAACTCAACTCTTTAAAGATGGAACTGTTACTGATATCGCAGCAGAAGATTACACAACTACTATTATAGGAAAATAAATGGGGAGTAGATAATATGAGCACAGAAAATATGTACTATGCATACTCTGCTATTGATGATATTAAACAAAAAGGGGAATATGGTGGTGTTGTAACTACCATAATGAAATATTTATTAGAAAACAATATTGTAGATGGTGTCGTTGCTGTTGAAGAAGGAGTAGATATTTACGATGCTGTCCCTTGTCTCATAACAAAATCTGAAGATGTTATTAAAACTGCAGGTTCAATCCACTGTGGTACATTAAACCTAGCTAAGTTTGTATACAAATATTTAGATGGATGCAGAGACATGAAAATTGCAGTTACTTGTAAACCTTGTGATGCAATGACTATGAGAGAATTAATGAAAAAAGGCAAAATCATTGAAGACAATGTAATTATGATTGGTGTAAACTGTGGTGGAACAATGCCTCCAGTACCAACCATGAAAATGATTAAGGATGTATATGAATTAAATCCTAAAGATGTTATCAAAGAAGAAATTGCTAAGGGTAAACTCATAATGGAAACTGCTGATGGAGAAGTAGCATTTGGTATCGAAGATTTAGAAGAAGAAGGAATGGGTAGAAGAGAGAATTGTCAAAGATGTTCTTTAAAAATCCCATCAAACACTGACATTGCACTAGGAAATTGGGGAGTAATTGGTCCTTTAGCTGGTAAAGCTACTTTTGTTGAAACATTTTCTGACAAAGGAGCTAAAATCCTTCAAGAGGTTATTGATGCAGGTTTAATTGCTGTTGAAGAACCAATTGAAAAAGGTGTCGAAATAAGAGAAAAAATTAACAACGTAATGCTTAAAAATTCTGCTAAGAAAAAAGAAGAAGATTTTGCAGGTACAACTGGAGATATTATTGATGTATTTTACAAATATGATGAAGAATTTTCTTCTTGTATGAAATGTTATGGTTGTCGTGAAGCATGTCCACTCTGTTTCTGTGAGGATTGTTGTCTT
It encodes:
- a CDS encoding V-type ATP synthase subunit I domain-containing protein, whose translation is MSDDKPINSMYGSKIKLNLNKIKDSSKDDVVEDSKDVTLNNDVVVEDNVPDVPVEDEVVVDSVDGDDVVDVPVEDEVVVDSVDGDDVVDVPVEDEVVVDSVDGDDVVDETNIKTDSNEFKTNLDSNQNKDYKILMDLKSKLKERENKLNNQSGELNYLTNKVIPKLKKENSELKKLKNELTIALENSTKKYFNQLDINADLSDRVGKLGADGAVNKIKLDKLESEMESIKDKYESKIGQYKSKIDSLSLNRLDSLKENNIKLNKEIKSLELEISNHIEENKKLNSEVHDLRNKLIDVGSYKDDVDKKTNKKITDLENEINSLKTQLKVKESSYDKLSNESQKTISNLRKQVNKLEKIIDKQSNRGLFDRISNKSVKLDD
- a CDS encoding nucleoside deaminase, coding for MKSDNYFMDEAIKEAKKSLDEGGIPIGAVLVKDGEIVSRGHNRLIQNDSVILHAEMDAIENAGRLSHEDYVRCTLYTTLSPCPMCSGAVILYNIPKVVIGENTTLRGAENLLKCNDVEVVILNNNLCRELLEQYVCQNSDCWKNELSKVGNTTETL
- the lysS gene encoding lysine--tRNA ligase, coding for MKHWIEKIAEELNERNIEKHVIASGTSISGSIHIGNSCDVFIANAIGKKLRELGDDAETIWIADDHDPLRKVPFPLPEDYEKYLGMPYSTIPCPDGCCSNFVEHFEKPFLRVMKDYKIDIKTKSGFEMYKSGIYNDYIRIALEKTPQIKEIFNKYRREALADNWLPYNPICEECGRVNTTYAYDYDGDNIKYRCECGHKGEMDIKSGNGKLTWRVEWAARWKIFGVTCEPFGKDHAASGGSYDVSSVISEEIFNYEAPYPVPYEWITLDGEAMSKSHGVFFTPEEWLKIGPAESLNYYLFRSKPMKAKDFSPKMSFLDFMDQFDKVEKVFYDEEKAPSEKEGKKFKKIYEVSQINIGSPLPFRPPYRFLVNAYQIAGNNLEKIFNILKNNSQLTKSFENKNFDDLNENELAQFEERVNNVSYWLDTYAPKFVKFQVQEKNIPKLPLTDEQTQFLNDLANLIETTNYNKAEDLHDAMYEILEEQGLKPQKGFQAIYKMILGQKQGPRAASFLLSLDKDFVVKRLRRKA
- the thiC gene encoding phosphomethylpyrimidine synthase produces the protein MTQMSDAKKDILTEEMKHVAAKENVSEEFILKSVAEGTIVIPSNVHRDIEASGIGAGLRTKINATVGTSTDIVNFDEEVLKAQIAIDNGADCLMELSIGGDLDVIRRRVLDMSPLPVGSVPVYQAAIETIRDEGSVIYMDEDKLFNTIEKQAKDGIDFMAIHSSINIETLTRLKRQGRATGLVSRGGSFMSGWIVENEKENPLYKNFDYVLEIAKEHDVVLSLANGMRAGSIADSTDRAQIQELIILGELIDRSREAGVQCMIEGPGHIPINEIPTNVMIQKKMCSNAPFYMLGPIVCDVAPGYDHIVSAIGAASSAKAGADFICYVTPAEHLALPSPQDVKDGVIATKIGAYAGDLASGAISGERDLAMADARKRLDWEAQYEIALFPEEARAKRDQRPPEDEDACTMCGNYCAVKIVNEWLDKSDSDLIK
- a CDS encoding carbohydrate kinase family protein, which produces MAKNKDLLAIGHSAHDYIIRVSEFPKANFSAPILNMKTFNGGAAANVACVGANLGLKTSLVSAVGGEFKKSDYYEHMKNLDIDTDSLIIVPGESTPTAFVLTNDNEDQISYFYWGAAREFTESKIPTSAISNVEAVHLATGDPNFNWKCSIEAKNNDKLVSFDPGQDLGMYDTKKLKDVIGNTTILFGNHHEIERILNSLEIDINGLKELGPKIIVKTCGANGSEIYSKDEKIKIGSILKEAVDPTGAGDSYRAGFLSRFLNGESLEESAKFASSVSSFIVEEQGCQTNMPSFDDAFKRMNEFY
- a CDS encoding LysR family transcriptional regulator; amino-acid sequence: MNLKSKGLVNLEINGEIYDYKLYQSLDALARVNSQRKAAKELNIAHTVFNRRLIKAEEKLGFKLSKKSGNGTILTYYGNKLLEEYKKYLIQIEKTENITLAGGHISSGLLDSINHPFKLHIYSSSDEDAFELAKRGAVDILTLDDPVIAYERDIDFIPIAYDYLVLISSPNSKEIKSINDLDNLNFVNVNGSAQRLAWNSLNHYDVKYNITNNVNSQFDAFKLVRNSKNLHSFLNASYFKGNEILKFDTRHVISLIKVNEDKEEIDDFINFLLNEGQTAIKNQGFIPME
- the hxlB gene encoding 6-phospho-3-hexuloisomerase translates to MEIMKTSINAILDNIQNAEEYLDENSIDKFEDIIIESKNVFVTGAGRSGLAAKAFAMRLMHLGVSAYVVGETISPAIYEDDCIIAISGSGETNTIVSASEIAKNRGSKVLVVTSYPNSTLGNLADSILLVKGRTKKEVDDENYMKRQIHGNYTSLTPLGTAFELTTLVFLDAIVSELMEKMHQTESDLKARHTVLE
- a CDS encoding formate/nitrite transporter family protein, yielding MSSSFKGPADVAKAVASTGGVKGSANLVNLILLSFLAGAYIAFGGLLAEVANAGMLDAGAPLGLSKFVFGAVFPVGLIIVVLAGSELFTGNIMFMTMGVLDGQSSIGGLAKNWVFSWVFNFVGAIFVAFVLAYLSGIATDPVISAGAIKVASAKVGLSWDQAFLRAIGCNWLVCLAVWLANASDDIIGKIFGIWFPIMAFVCIGFEHSVANMFFIPLGMFLGAEGVNWSTMIINNLIPVSLGNIVGGAIFVGCIYWYTYLKE
- the fdhF gene encoding formate dehydrogenase subunit alpha, whose protein sequence is MVDIKIVPTICPYCGTGCGINFVVKDDKIVGVEPYKRHPVNEGKVCPKGNFGYQFINREDRLTTPLIKENGEFREASWDEALDLVANKLKEVSDEDPNKVGFYACARSPNENIYITQKLARVACGTQNVDHCARICHGPTVAGLANTFGSGAMTNGFDSIKEADYIFCIGSNNMEAHPLFGRKLIQSKKNGAKLVVLDPRFTPTAKIADEYVEFETGTDVALMNAMIKVIIDKGLQDDEFIKNRTKGFEEMKETVQKYTLDMASEITGIKPEVIEHLAVEYASADKAAIVYSLGITEHSHGADNVMSTANLAMLTGNIGREGTGVNPLRGQNNVQGACDMGALPSDYVGYRKVEDQETTDWFNEYYGVNLPAKKGLTLVEMMNAAHAGDLKVLYIHGEDPVLSDADIKHTREALDNLDMLIVQECFMTDTAQCADVILPAAGWGEQEGTFTSGERRVQCLHKAQEPPEGAWLDWKIMEEIAVRMGVPREKFHYESSEEIFDEIRECAPIFAGMDRKRLDTPEALHWPCPSEDDPCQPLMHKDKFAHPDGLGIFQALEHKGPVEVVDEEYPLLLTTTRVLFHYHAAMTRRCETLDNEVKTGFIEINTEDAKELDIINGEVVKASSRRGSIAIPARVTDDIRKGIVNIPMHFAECAANVLTNSDSFDPKSKMVELKACAIKVEKFDEAVEIKTQLFKDGTVTDIAAEDYTTTIIGK